The window CTTGACTGGTCCTGCAGGCAGGATGTCCAGCGCAGCGACTGCTTCTGCTGCCCAGCGACGAGCCTCTTCACGAGTGGCCTGGGTCACAGGGTGCGCATAGAGCTCGGCGATAGCAAGTTCGAGATCAGCATCTGCTTCAGCAGATGCCTCATCGGCGTCATCTCGGATGCGTGCCAACAGTGCTGCGGCAGCAGGGTCGGTCGCTGCCTGCTGCTCAAGCAACAGAGTGGGAAGCGTGGGAACGCCTGCGCGCAGGTCAGTTCCTGCCTGCTTGCCTGTTGCACCAGATTCTGGAGAGAGGTCGAGAACGTCGTCAGCGAGTTGGAAGGCAACACCGATCTTGTCACCGAACTCCACCATGGCGTCTTCGTATTCCAGTGGAGCACCGGAGTAGACAATGCCACAGCGTGCTGCTGCAGAAATCAAGGAACCGGTCTTGTCAGCGAGAACCTGGATGTAGTGAGAGACAGGATCTTCATCGGGACGAGGACCGATGGTTTCGTGCAGCTGACCCAAGCACAAACGCTCGAAGGTCTCTGCCTGCAACAGCATGGCCTTCTCACCCAGGCGGGTCATCAAGGTGCTGGCACGTGAGAAGAGCAGGTCACCAGTGAGAATGGCAACGGAGTTGCCCCAGACCTCGTGGG of the Aurantimicrobium photophilum genome contains:
- a CDS encoding polyprenyl synthetase family protein is translated as MNASVSGVAGVSGRLSLRQRLFASPETKQLADTIDAGVATIEEGLSKELHFTDALADVSGRYLFGAGGKRVRPMLTLLTALLGNGATPDVITAAQAIEITHLASLYHDDVMDEAPLRRGVPSAHEVWGNSVAILTGDLLFSRASTLMTRLGEKAMLLQAETFERLCLGQLHETIGPRPDEDPVSHYIQVLADKTGSLISAAARCGIVYSGAPLEYEDAMVEFGDKIGVAFQLADDVLDLSPESGATGKQAGTDLRAGVPTLPTLLLEQQAATDPAAAALLARIRDDADEASAEADADLELAIAELYAHPVTQATREEARRWAAEAVAALDILPAGPVKQALSAFAEHVVSRSA